The following coding sequences lie in one Moritella viscosa genomic window:
- the cvpA gene encoding colicin V production protein (protein DedE), with protein sequence MAWIDYLILGIVGLSSVISLVRGFVKEAFSLCTWFCAFFISRYYYQDIAAYLENFDAFSSAFSEQLVKNGVAIALLFISTLILGALLNYILGQLVDKTGLSGTDRLLGVCFGIARGILVVCVLLLFLQLFTSFPETAWWQGSPLIAELKPLIKWFFEHQASAWDNMQGL encoded by the coding sequence ATGGCATGGATTGATTATCTTATTTTAGGTATTGTTGGTTTATCTTCAGTGATAAGTTTAGTGCGTGGTTTTGTCAAGGAAGCGTTCTCTCTTTGCACTTGGTTTTGTGCCTTCTTTATATCTCGTTATTATTATCAAGATATTGCTGCCTACTTAGAAAATTTCGATGCATTTAGTTCTGCATTCAGCGAACAATTAGTTAAAAATGGCGTTGCGATAGCGCTATTATTTATTTCGACCCTTATATTAGGGGCTTTGCTAAATTACATACTTGGCCAGCTAGTGGATAAAACTGGTTTATCAGGTACGGATAGGTTGCTCGGTGTATGCTTTGGTATTGCCCGAGGAATATTAGTGGTGTGCGTGTTGCTGTTATTTTTACAGCTATTCACCAGTTTCCCGGAAACGGCTTGGTGGCAGGGTTCGCCACTAATAGCTGAGTTAAAACCACTCATTAAATGGTTTTTTGAACATCAAGCTTCTGCATGGGACAATATGCAGGGTTTATGA
- a CDS encoding putative sporulation and cell division protein — protein sequence MASTFQHRLVGTIILVAIGIIFLPDLLDGQKVTYRENAASIPLRPALVELAEPVNFESFDNEVAELLIEPAPKVNLTEAKKVESAAPKPITKAPKLVPLVKAVEIVKVIPPVGHSWNIRLGTFKNSVAVDDLVEKIRKAGFDAYRLPRHKQAGQLNRLYVGPNVNKNELKRLLPKLQKITGLKGVIEKFDPRDK from the coding sequence GTGGCATCGACATTTCAACACCGTTTAGTCGGCACTATTATTCTAGTGGCGATTGGCATTATCTTTTTACCTGACTTGCTAGATGGTCAGAAGGTCACGTATCGTGAGAATGCAGCTAGTATTCCTTTGCGTCCTGCGTTAGTTGAACTTGCTGAGCCCGTTAACTTTGAGTCATTTGATAATGAAGTCGCCGAATTACTCATTGAACCCGCACCCAAAGTTAATTTAACGGAGGCTAAAAAGGTGGAATCGGCAGCACCTAAACCTATCACTAAAGCCCCCAAACTTGTCCCATTAGTTAAAGCTGTCGAAATTGTAAAAGTCATACCGCCAGTTGGTCATAGTTGGAATATTCGTTTAGGTACCTTCAAGAATTCAGTCGCTGTTGATGATTTGGTTGAAAAAATTAGAAAAGCAGGCTTTGATGCCTATCGATTACCGCGTCATAAACAGGCTGGCCAGTTAAATCGATTATATGTAGGGCCTAACGTAAATAAAAATGAGTTAAAACGTTTATTGCCAAAATTACAGAAAATCACTGGTTTGAAAGGTGTAATTGAGAAATTTGACCCTCGAGACAAGTAA
- the folC gene encoding FolC bifunctional protein, producing MLNSINKSQSLADWLCYLESIHPVNIEMGLGRIGRVAADLALTTFDAKVITVAGTNGKGSTCAFLERILLDAGYNVGVTSSPHIQDYRERVRVNGEMLSAQAHADSFAFIEAGRGDTTLTYFEFTTLSALKLFQDATLDVVILEVGLGGRLDASNIVSADVAVVTTIDIDHADWLGTDKAVIAREKSGIFRANKKAICGVINPPSTIAEYADEVGAELIAVNRDYYYTQHAESWDWQVSSTEQQTNIGSIFSDLIIPQLPLQNGATAIAAIQALGLAVPESAIRSGVANARLPGRMQRLGTSPQQFLDVAHNPESAGYLATQLTCLKQQIHSPVKIIAVVGMLKDKDIAASLAALTDVIDCWHLAALQGERAASCQQIEQGLVDAMELNGKSRDSLSQQPMSHDTIAQAWQSANQSADCNDIIIGFGSFFTVAEIIQHISG from the coding sequence ATGTTGAACAGTATTAATAAAAGCCAGTCTCTCGCAGACTGGCTTTGCTATTTAGAAAGTATTCATCCTGTTAATATTGAAATGGGATTAGGTCGTATAGGACGCGTTGCTGCTGATTTAGCATTAACGACATTTGATGCGAAAGTCATTACCGTTGCAGGCACAAATGGTAAGGGCTCTACCTGCGCATTTTTAGAACGAATTCTCCTAGATGCTGGTTACAATGTTGGTGTCACCAGTTCCCCTCATATACAAGATTATCGAGAGCGTGTACGTGTTAACGGTGAGATGCTCAGCGCACAAGCGCATGCTGATTCATTTGCCTTTATTGAAGCTGGGCGCGGTGATACCACATTAACTTATTTTGAATTTACGACATTATCCGCATTGAAATTATTTCAAGATGCAACATTAGATGTTGTGATCCTTGAAGTTGGATTGGGTGGTCGTTTAGATGCTTCAAATATTGTTTCTGCTGATGTTGCTGTTGTCACTACGATTGATATTGATCACGCTGATTGGCTTGGTACAGATAAAGCCGTTATCGCACGTGAAAAATCGGGTATTTTCCGCGCCAATAAAAAAGCCATTTGTGGTGTGATTAATCCGCCATCTACCATTGCTGAGTATGCTGATGAAGTCGGTGCGGAACTGATTGCTGTTAATCGTGATTATTATTACACGCAGCATGCTGAAAGTTGGGACTGGCAAGTGAGTTCAACAGAACAACAGACTAATATTGGATCTATTTTTTCTGACCTGATTATTCCCCAGTTACCTTTGCAAAATGGCGCTACGGCAATTGCCGCAATTCAAGCGTTAGGATTAGCTGTACCTGAATCTGCCATTCGCAGTGGTGTTGCAAATGCAAGGTTACCTGGTCGTATGCAACGATTAGGTACCTCGCCACAACAATTCTTGGATGTTGCACATAATCCTGAGTCCGCGGGTTACCTCGCAACACAACTCACATGTTTAAAGCAGCAGATTCATTCACCGGTTAAGATTATTGCTGTTGTTGGCATGCTTAAAGATAAAGATATTGCAGCAAGTTTGGCGGCTTTAACTGACGTTATTGATTGTTGGCACTTGGCTGCACTCCAGGGGGAGCGTGCAGCGTCTTGTCAGCAAATCGAGCAGGGATTAGTTGACGCGATGGAGCTGAATGGGAAAAGCCGTGATAGCCTTAGCCAGCAGCCTATGAGTCATGATACAATAGCGCAAGCTTGGCAATCTGCAAATCAAAGCGCTGATTGTAATGACATTATTATTGGTTTCGGCTCATTTTTCACCGTAGCAGAAATTATCCAACATATAAGTGGTTAA